The sequence below is a genomic window from Streptomyces sp. NBC_00289.
ACGAGTTCGCCGTGCGGTCCGGTGCGCGCGTCGCGGCGGGCGTCGGTGAGCACCATCAGCGCGAGCAGACCGGTCACCTCGCAGTCGTCGGGGAGCAGCCGGTGGACCGTGCGGGTCAGCCGGATCGCCTCGCGTGCGAGGTCACGGCGCTGAAGGCTGGGTCCGGAGGTCGCCGTGTAGCCCTCGTTGAACATCAGGTAGAGGATGTGCAGGACCGCGGGCAGCCGCTGCTCCCAGTGGTCCGGCCGGCCGAAGCGCACGCCTCGCACCTTCTGCTTGGCCCGGCTGATGCGCTGCGCCATGGTCGCCTCGGGGACCAGGTGCGCGCGGGCGATCTCCGCCGTCGTCAGGCCGCCGACCGCGCGCAGCGTGAGCGCGATCCGCGCGGGCGGGGTCAGGTCCGGGTGGCAGCAGAGGAAGAGCAGCGAGAGCGTGTCGTCCTCGCGAGGAGCCCGGTCGGCACCCGGCGGCGGGGCCGTGAACGCGTCGCGCGGTGTGAGCGCCGCCGCCCTCTCCTCCCGCGCCCGCCGCGCGGCCTCCGCGCGCAGGCTGTCCGTCAGCCGCCGCGAGGCGACCCTGATGAGCCAGCCGCGCGGATTGTCCGGCACGCCGGCCGCGGGCCACTGCCGGGCCGCCGCGAGCAGCGCCTCCTGTACGGCGTCCTCGGCGGCGTCGAAGTGCCCGTACCGCCTGACCAGCGCACCGAGGACCTGGGGCGCGTTGCGGCGCAGCAGGTCCTCGGTGTCGGCGGGACCGTGGCTCATATGTCCCCGGCACCGTCCATGATCGGACGGATCACGACCGGGTAGTTGGTGAGCCCCTCGGGACCGGGGCACCGGGTGACCCGCTCGGCGATCTCGGTGACCCGCTCGAGGCTCTCGCACTCCACGACCCAGTAGCCCGCCATCAGCTCCTTGGTCTCGCTGTACGGCCCGTCGGTGATCACGGCCCTGCCGTCCTCGCCGAGGGTGACCTGGCGGGTCTGCGCGGGCTCCGCGAGGCCCTGCGCGTCGACCAGCTCGCCCTTCTCGGACAGGTCGTCGCTGATCGCGCCCATGTAGGCGTACATGGCCTGCAGTTCCTGCTCGCTCCAGGCCGGGGCGCCCGGGGACGCCTTGCCGCGCATCGACTCGTAGTCCGCCTGTGTGCCCTGCACCATGACCAGATACTTCATGACTCCGCTCCTTCGGCATCCGGCCGCCCGCGCTGGGCGGCTCTCACGGGGGACGTCGGAGCCGGGCCGGGGTTCTCGACACGGGTCAGGATTCTTTCTCGGCGGGTTCTCCGGGCTCCTCGTCGGACGCGGCACCCTCTCGTACGGAGCCCTCTCGTACGGAGCCCTCCCGTACGGAGCCCTCCCGTACGGCCGCCGCGCCCTTCGCCGCGTAGGCGTCGCACCGGGGGTTGCGGCACGGGCCGGCCACCCACACCGGGACCCACGCGCCCAGCGTCTTGTGGCGCCGGACGACCGTGTCGACGGGCTGCCCGCAGGCGGGACAGTGGTGCTCTTCGCCGTCCATGTCTTCAGGGTAGGACGCAGGGGCCCCCGGCGCTTCCCGCTCGACGCGACCGCGTGCACGGCCGGTGAGGGCGCGCACCCGGGCACGTCGGACACGGCCCGATGCCCGGGGTGAGCGTCCCGGGCGGGCTACGCGGACTGCGGGTCCCGCCACATCGGCCACATCCGGGGGCCGTCGGGCAGGTCGAGGGGACGGCCCACGAGCGTGAAGCCGAGACGCTCGTACAGCGTGCGGCTGCGGGCACTGCTCGCCTCCAGGTAGGCGGGCAGCGCCTCACGGTCGCAGCGGTCGAGGACCGTCTCGATGAGTGCGCTGCCGAGCCCCTCGCCCTGGCGCTGCGGCGCCACGGCGATCATCCACAGATACTCGTGGGCCCGGCCGGCGGGGTGGATGTCCGCGGTCAGCCGGCCGATCAGCTCGACGCGCTCGTTGTCCGGGTCGACGGCCGCGCGCAGCTGGGCCGGCCCCTCGTCCTCGGCGTGCCCGTCCGCATGCTCGCCGGCGCCGTCCGGCGCGGGCACGGACAGCCACAGCGCGCAGGCCGCGCCGTCCTCGGTGACGTCGATACGGCCCTCGGCGAGCACGATGTCGGTGAAGGCGGCCATCAGCCTGTGGTGGGTCGTGCGGCGGTACGCGTCGCCCGGGAAGACCCATCTGCTGACCGGATCGTCCTGGAAGGCCTCGTCCAGCAGCCGGACGACCGGCTCGCGGTCGCCCTCGCCGGCCACCCGGATCGCCACACCCATGTCCGCCCCTTCGTCCAACCGACATTGATCGTACGGGCGTTGAGCCTATCCGGTGGCAGAAAGGGCGGGCCCCGCACACCGTGGGGATGTGCGGGACCCGCCGACCGGAGCCCTCGGACACCGCGCGGGGTCAGGTCCGCACGGTTCCGGTGGCTCCGGGGTATCGGGGCCCCTCGGTCACCGCGACCGTCAGTTGCTGCGCCGGGTGACGAACTCGGCCAGCGCGAGCAGCCCACCCGCCGCCTCCGGCTCGGGCACCGCGCGGGCCAGTTCCTGCATGGCGCGGGCCATCCGGTCGGCCGCCTGGACCTGCGCCCAGTCGCGTCCGCCCGCCCGCTCCACCGCCAGCGCGGTCCGCTCCAGGTCCCCCTCGCGGTACGGGACGCGGTACAGCTCGGCCAGTTCGGCGGCCGCCGGTGTGCCGGAGGCGAGGGCGGCCACCACGGGCAGTGACTTCTTGCGGGCGACGAGGTCCGCACCGGCCGGCTTGCCGGTGCGCACCGGGTCGCCCCATATGCCGATCACGTCGTCGATGAGCTGGAAGGCGAGCCCGGCCTGCCGGCCGAACGCGTCCATGGCCTCGACGTCCTCCTCCGCGACGCCCGCGTACAGGGCGCCCATCGCGCAGGCGCACCCCAGCAGCGCGCCCGTCTTCGCCTCGGCCATGGTGAGCACCTCGCCGAGGGTGACCTCGCCGGGTGCGCGTCGCTCCATGTCCGTGTCCGTGTGCTGGCCCGCGCACAGTTCCATGACGCAGGCCGCGAGCCGGGCGGCGGCGGCCGCGGACGCCGGGTGCGGGTCCTCGGCGAGCAGTCCGAGGGCCAGTGCCTGCAGAGCGTCCCCGGCGAGGATGGCGTCGGCGTCGCCGAAGACGGTCCAGGCGGTGGGCCGGTGGCGGCGGGTGGTGTCCCGGTCCATCACGTCGTCGTGCAGCAGCGTGAAGTTGTGGACCAGTTCCACCGCCGCGGCCGCCCGCAGGGACGCCGAGCGGGCGGGCTGCCCGCCGAGCGCGGCCGCCGCGGTGAGGACGAGCGCCGGGCGGATCGCCTTGCCCGGGTTGCCCGCCGCCGGAGTGCCGTCGGCGTGTTCCCAGCCGAAGTGGTAGAGCGCGATCCGGCGCATCGAGCCGGGCAGCGACTCGAGAGCCGCACGCAGTCCGGGATCGACACAGGCCCGGGCGCTCTCCAGGATCGCCACGGCCTCCTGCCCGTCGGGCGGACAGGGCTCGGTGGGCCGCTGCTTCGGCTCCGTCATGAACTCGGTCACGGGGTCTCCCTCGGAGAGTCCGCGGACGGTGTCCGCGGAGCGGCCGGCCGCGTGCGACCGGGTGCCCCCGCCCCGGCGGGCGGGGACACGGCTTCCCGGTGCGGGAACGTCACCTCCAGCGGCCGATCTCGACGTTCTCCAGGACACCGAGCGCGTCCGGCACGAGAACCGCGGCCGAGTAGTAGGCCGTCACCAGGTACTTGATGATCGCCTGCTCGTTGATGCCCATGAAGCGCACGGACAGGCTCGGCTCGATCTCGTCCGGGATGCCGGCCTGCTGCAGGCCGATGACGCCCTGCTCGGCCTCGCCGGTACGCATGGCGATGATCGAGGTCGTACGGGCCTCGGTGACCGGGATCTTGGCGCACGGGTAGATCGGCACGCCGCGCCAGGTGGGGATGCGGTGGCCGGCCACGTCGATGGTCTCGGGCACGAGTCCGCGCTTGTTGAGCTCACGGCCGATCGCGGCGATGGCGCGCGGGTGGGCGAGCAGCAGCTTGGTGCCGCGCCGCCTGCTGAGCAGTTCGTCCAGGTCGTCGGGGCTGGGCACGCCGTCGTGCGGCTGGAGCCGCTGGTCGTACTCACAGTTGTTCAGCAGCCCGAACTCGCGGTTGTTGACGAGTTCGTGTTCCTGGCGTTCCTTCAGCGCCTCGACGGTCAGCCGGAGCTGGTGCTCGGTCTGGTTCATCGGCTGGTTGTAGAGGTCGGCCACGCGTGAGTGGATGCGCAGCACGGTCTGGGCGACGCTCAGTTCGTACTCGCGGGGGCTGGACTCGTAGTCGACGAAGGTGTGCGGGATGTCCGGCTCGCCGGAGTGGCCGGCCGCGAGGTCGATCTCCTTCTCGCCGAACTTGTTGGTGCGCTGCTCCGGAATGCTGCGCAGCTGCTGGAGGTGTTCGCGCAGGGACTCGGAGCGCTCGGCGACCTGCTCGACGTCCTGACGGGGCAGTACGAGCATGGTGCACCCGGTGACCGCGCGGGCGGTGTACTCCCAGATGGCGTCCGGGTCCAGCAGTGACTGGTCGCCGAAGTAGGCGCCGTCGGCGAGGACTCCGAGGACCGCGTCGTCGCCGTACGGGCCGGTGCCGACCTTCTCCACCCTGCCGTGCGCCAGCAGGAAGACCTCGTCGGCCGCGCTGCCGAAGGAGGCGATCACGTCGCCCGGCCCGAACTCGCGCTGCTGGCAGCGCCGGGCGAGCTCGGTGAGCACGTCCTCGTCCTCGTAGGACCGCAGCGCGGGCAGTTCGCCCAGCTCGGCGGGGATCACCTCGACGCGGTCGCCGGTCTTCACGAACGTCACCCGGCCGTCGCCCACGGAGTAGGTCAACCGCCGGTTCACCCGGTAGGTGCCGCCCTGGACGTTCACCCACGGCAGCATGCGCAGCAGCCAGCGAGAGCTGATCTCCTGCATCTGCGGCGCGGACTTGGTGGTGGTGGCCAGGTTCCGCGCGGCCGCCGTGCCGAGACTCTGCTGCGGCTTGCCCTGATCCGTGCGGACCTCTTCGCCTACCGACATAAGGAATTGCCCTCCCGGTCATGCCCCGGCACCGATCTGCGCCTGGGCATCGATCTGCCTGACCAAGCCTTCCTCACGGAGCGTGTCGGTGCTATTACACGAAAGAGCGGGAATGGATCACGGGGCGATTGGGCACGGATGGGTCTTCTGTCCACACGCGTCGTGCCGTCGCGCCTCCCGAACGGCGACACGCGCCTCCGCCCCCGTCATCCGGCCTGTCCGAATCGGATCGCTCGCCGTGCGAACGATGTGTCCGGGCCATCCCGTTTTCGGTAGAAGCATCGGTAGCAGCGGGCAGCGTACGGCGGCCGGCGCACAGCACGAAGGAGGCGGCCATGGCCTCACCCATGCCCGCGGGCGGCTTCCTGGCCGCACTCAGGGCCGAAGGCCTCACCGTCGTCGAGGTCGGCGACTGGAAGCACCACAACCGCAACCACAAGGGCCCCTGGGGGCCCGTCCACGGCGTGATGATCCACCACACCGTGACCCATGGCAGTGCGCTGACGGTGGCGCTGTGCCGGGACGGCCGCCCGGACCTGTCGGGGCCGCTGTGCCACGGCGTCATCACCAAGGACGGCACCGTCCACCTCGTCGGATACGGCCGGGCCAACCACGCCGGACTCGGCGACGACGACGTCCTGCGCGCGGTGATCGCGGAGAAGGCGCTGCCGCACGACAACGAGGCGAACACCGACGGCAACCGCCACTTCTACGGCTTCGAGTGCGAGAACCTCGGCGACGGCGAGGACCCCTGGCCCCAGGCCCAGCTCACGGCGATCGAGAAGGCCGCCGCGGCCGTCTGCCGGCATCACGGCTGGACGGAGCGGTCGGTCATCGGCCACCTGGAGTGGCAGCCGGGGAAGGTGGATCCGCGGGGGTTCACCATGGCGTGGCTGCGGGCGCGGGTGCGTGACCGCCTGAAGTAGGCCGCGGCCGGTCGGGGCGGCGACAATGGTGCCGTGACCAGCCCCGACACCGCCGCCCTGCGTCCCCGCCTGCCGTCGCCCCTGCAGGAGCTGTCGGATCCCCGCTGCGCCCGTCACGGCGTCCGTCTGCTGCTCAAGCGCGACGATCTGGTCCACCCGGAGCTCATCGGCAACAAGTGGCGCAAACTCGCGCCCAACCTCACGGCCGCGGCGGGCCGTACGGTCCTCACCTTCGGCGGCGCCTACTCCGGCCACCTGCGCGCCACGGCCGCCGCCGGCCGCCTCCTCGGTCTGCCGACCGTCGGCGTGGTCCGCGGCCAGGAACTCGCCGACCGCCCCCTCAACCCCTCGCTGGCCCGGTGTGCGGCGGACGGCATGCGTCTGCACTTCGTCGACAGGTCGACGTATCGCCGCAAGAGCGAGCCGGAGATCCTCGGGGCGCTGCTGCGTGCGGTGGGCACCGAGGACGCCTACGTCGTCCCGGAGGGCGGCAGCAACGCCCTGGCCGTGCGGGGCTGCCGCGAACTCGGCGCGGAGCTGCGCGGTCGGAGTGACGTCGTCGCGGTCGCCTGCGGCACCGGCGGCACCCTCGCGGGGCTGGCCGCCGGGCTCGCTCCCGGCCAGCGGGCCCTGGGCGTGCCCGTCCTCAGGGGCGGCTTCCTGACCGCCGGCATACAGGCCCTGCAGGGCGAGGCGTTCGGCGGCCCGCGCGGCTCCTGGCACCTCGACGACCGCTTCCACTTCGGCGGCTACGCCCGCACCACGACGGAACTCGACGCCTTCGCGAGCGACTTCGAGGACCGCCACGGCCTGCCCGTCGAACGTCTCTATGTGGCCAAGTTGCTGTACGGCCTCGTCGCGCTCGTGGCGGAGGGCGCCTTCCGGCGCGGGACGACGGTGACGGCCGTCGTCACGGGCCGGCCGTTCCTCACGGGGCCCTGACCACGGTCACCGGCTCCGACCCCGGCGTGCTCAGCTCGCCGCCTCCCGGAAGGCCGCCGCCTCCTCCAGGTCCAGCCTGCGCAGCAGCGTCCGCAGCATCTCGTCGTCGATGTGGCGGGCGTCCCGCAGCCGCACGAACACCTTGCGTTCCGTGCTGATCATCTCCCGGGACAGGCGCCGGTAGGTGTCGTCGACGGTCTCGCCGGTGAGGGGGTTGACCTGGCCGAGGCGTTCCCAGACGGCGTTGCGGCGGCGTTCCAGGACGGCGCGCAGCCGGTCGGCGAGGGGCGGCGGAAGGGCGTTGCGCTCGTCGGCGAGGAGTTCCTCCAGACGCCGCTCGGCGGCCAGGGAGGCCTGCGCCTGGGCGTTGGCCTCCGCGAGCGTCTCGGCCTGCTGGTCGCGGCCGGGCAGCTTCAGCAGGCGGATCAGCGGGGGCAGCGTCACGCCCTGCACGACGAGCGTGCCGATGACCGTCGTGAAGGTCAGGAAGAGGATGAGGTTGCGCCCGGGGAACTTGTCGCCGCCGTGCACCGTGAGCGGGATCGAGAAGGCGATGGCCAGCGACACCACGCCCCGCATGCCGGCCCAGCCGATGACGAACGCGCCCTTCCAGGTGGGATCGGGCTCCCGCTCCCTGATCCGCGCCGACAGCATGCGCGGCAGGAAGGTCGCCGGATAGACCCACACGAAGCGGGTGGCGACCACGACCAGGAAGACGGCCACCGCGTACCAGGCGGCGGTGCCTCCCTCGTACTCCCCGAGGCCCTTGAGGACGACCGGGAGCTGCAGTCCGATCAGGGCGAACACCGACGACTCCAGGACGAACGCGACCATCTTCCACACCGCCTCCTCCTGCAGGCGCGTCGCGAAGTCCACCTCCCACGCGCGGTGACCGAGATAGAGCGCCACGACCACGACCGCGAGGACCCCGGAGGCGTGCACCTGCTCGGCGACGGCGTACGCGACGAACGGGATCAGCAGGGAGAGCGTGTTCTGCAGCAGCGCCTCCTTGAGGTGGGTGCGCAGCCAGTGGATCGGCACCATCAGGAGCAGCCCGATGCCGACGCCGCCGACCGCCGCGAGCAGGAACTCGCCGATCCCCTCGGCCCAGGTGGCGCCCTCGCCGATGGCCGCGGCGAGGGCGACCCGGTAGGCGGTGATCGCGGTGGCGTCGTTCACCAGCGACTCGCCCTGGAGAATCGTGGTGATCCGGGACGGCAGCCCCACCCGGCGCGCCACGGCGGTGGCCGCGACGGCGTCCGGCGGCGCCACCACCGCGCCCAGCACCAGGGCCGCGGCCAGCGGCAGCCCCGGGACGATCCTGTAGACGGCCCAGCCGACCACCACGGTCGCGAACAGCACGTACCCCACCGACAGCAGCGCGACGGGCCGCAGCTGGGCACGCAGGTCGAGGTACGAGCTGTCGGTGGCCGAGGTGTAGAGCAGCGGGGGCAGGATGAGCGGCAGGACGATGTGGGGGTCGAGGGTGTATTCGGGGATTCCGGGGACGTACGAGATCACCAGACCGGCCGCGACCAGCAGCAGCGGTGCGGGCACCGGTGTCCGCCGGGCGGCCGCGGCGATCGCCGCGCTCCCCGCCACCAGCAACAGCAGTGGCATCACGTCCATCGTTCTCGCCCGCCCTCGTTTTTGCGCGCGGCCACCCGCACACCCGTCGTAATCTGGCAATCATGAAACAGTGCACGCACGCCGACGCGCTGCCGCACCCGGAGCCGGAGCCGCTGAGCGAGACCTGTCCGGAGTGTCTACGGGACGGTACGCACCCGGTACAGCTTCGGCTCTGCCTCACCTGCGGTCACGTCGGCTGCTGCGACTCCTCTCCGGCACGGCACGCCAACGAGCACCACAAGGAGTCCGGTCATCCCGTGATGCGAACCTTCGAACCCGGCGAGAACTGGCGTTGGTGCTTCGTGGACCACGTCCTCGTGTGACTCTGGACGGCCTGGGGAGACTCCGGATCCGGACGGTTCGACCGTCTGACGTCTGGGTACGTCAACCCGACGCGCCCTGTTCCCAATTGGGCCCGCGAACCCTCTAGCCACGGAGCGTACTCATAGGTTTACTATGAGTGACAGCAGGGGGTCGGGGTCCCGGGGACAGGAAAGTCGAGAGCGCGGTAGCGTCACCGCTGCACCACGTATCGCGTTACCCCGGGGGGCGACCCTCGGCCCGAAAAGCTTGTACCACCTTGGAGGTGAGGGTGTCCCAGATCGCAGGCGAACCCGCGACCCAGGACTTCGTGGAAGTCCGGCTGCCGGCTGCGGGTGCCTACCTGTCGGTGCTGCGGACGGCCACGGCCGGCCTCGCGGCCCGTTTGGACTTCACCCTCGACGAGATCGAGGACCTTCGCATCGCGGTCGACGAGGCCTGCGCGATCCTGCTCCAGCAGGCCGTGCCCGGCTCGGTGCTCAGCTGTGTCTTCCGGCTCGTCGACGACTCGCTCGAGGTCACCGTCTCGGCGCCGACCACGGACGGTCACGCCCCCGCGCGCGACACGTTCGCCTGGACCGTCCTGTCGGCCCTGGCGGGCAAGGTCTCCTCCGCCGTGGACGAGGACAAAACCGTTTCGATCAGCCTCTACAAACAGCGCGGCGCGGGACCCGGGCCGGCGTGAGGAACGGGGACGGGCCGGTGCGTGACGAAGAGCGCGGCACACGGGAGCTGCCGGCCGAGGAGGGGGGTCCCCCCGGCTCGAGCACGGTCGAGGGCTCGGGAGAAGACGGCCCGAGCGCATTCCGACGCAAGGCGGACGCCATCGACGGCATCCCCGAGCAGGCCCGGCCGCACCCGGAGGACGACTCCTCGGAGGCCGTCGTCCCGGGCGACGGGCAGCGTGATCGGGAAGGTGCCGTGCGGAGCGCGCCTCTGGACGGACGGATCGGGGTCACCCCTGTCCGAGCGGAGGCAGAGGCTCGGGGAAGGGCAACGGGCGGGACGATGAGCGAGCACGAGCGAGAAGACGACAAGGCCGCGCAGCGCGTGCAGCACACTTCGCACCGGCCCCAGGACCGCAGCGGGGCACGCGCCCTGTTCATCGAACTGCGCAAACTGCAGGACGGCAGCCCGGAGTACGCGGAGCTGCGCAACCGGCTGGTCCGCATGCACCTGCCGCTCGTCGAGCACCTCGCCCGCCGCTTCCGCAACCGCGGCGAGCCGCTGGACGACCTGACCCAGGTCGCCACCATCGGCCTGATCAAGTCCGTCGACCGCTTCGATCCGGAGCGCGGCGTCGAGTTCTCGACGTACGCGACGCCCACGGTCGTCGGCGAGATCAAGCGCCACTTCCGCGACAAGGGCTGGGCGGTGCGCGTCCCGCGCCGGCTGCAGGAACTGCGTCTCGCGCTCACCACCGCGACGGCGGAACTCTCGCAGCAGCACGGCCGCTCCCCCACCGTCCACGAGCTGGCCGAGAAACTGGCCATCTCGGAGGAGGAGGTCCTGGAGGGCCTGGAGTCCGCCAACGCGTACTCCACGCTGTCCCTGGACGTCCCCGACACGGACGACGAGTCCCCGGCGGTCGCGGACACCCTGGGCGCGGAGGACGAGGCGCTGGAGGGCGTCGAGTACCGCGAGTCGCTCAAGCCGCTCCTGGAGGACCTCCCGCCGCG
It includes:
- a CDS encoding RNA polymerase sigma factor, whose protein sequence is MSHGPADTEDLLRRNAPQVLGALVRRYGHFDAAEDAVQEALLAAARQWPAAGVPDNPRGWLIRVASRRLTDSLRAEAARRAREERAAALTPRDAFTAPPPGADRAPREDDTLSLLFLCCHPDLTPPARIALTLRAVGGLTTAEIARAHLVPEATMAQRISRAKQKVRGVRFGRPDHWEQRLPAVLHILYLMFNEGYTATSGPSLQRRDLAREAIRLTRTVHRLLPDDCEVTGLLALMVLTDARRDARTGPHGELVPLDEQDRDRWDRAAIEEGVALVTGALGEGRAGPYQIRAAIAAVHDEAASAEATDWREILGLYDVLVGLVPGPVERLGRAVAVAMVHGPQAGLAELGELETELSGGHRLDAVRGHLLERAGAYEEARAAYESAAARTLSLPERRYLQARAARSRP
- a CDS encoding YciI family protein, encoding MKYLVMVQGTQADYESMRGKASPGAPAWSEQELQAMYAYMGAISDDLSEKGELVDAQGLAEPAQTRQVTLGEDGRAVITDGPYSETKELMAGYWVVECESLERVTEIAERVTRCPGPEGLTNYPVVIRPIMDGAGDI
- a CDS encoding GNAT family N-acetyltransferase → MGVAIRVAGEGDREPVVRLLDEAFQDDPVSRWVFPGDAYRRTTHHRLMAAFTDIVLAEGRIDVTEDGAACALWLSVPAPDGAGEHADGHAEDEGPAQLRAAVDPDNERVELIGRLTADIHPAGRAHEYLWMIAVAPQRQGEGLGSALIETVLDRCDREALPAYLEASSARSRTLYERLGFTLVGRPLDLPDGPRMWPMWRDPQSA
- a CDS encoding family 2 encapsulin nanocompartment cargo protein polyprenyl transferase, with translation MTEPKQRPTEPCPPDGQEAVAILESARACVDPGLRAALESLPGSMRRIALYHFGWEHADGTPAAGNPGKAIRPALVLTAAAALGGQPARSASLRAAAAVELVHNFTLLHDDVMDRDTTRRHRPTAWTVFGDADAILAGDALQALALGLLAEDPHPASAAAAARLAACVMELCAGQHTDTDMERRAPGEVTLGEVLTMAEAKTGALLGCACAMGALYAGVAEEDVEAMDAFGRQAGLAFQLIDDVIGIWGDPVRTGKPAGADLVARKKSLPVVAALASGTPAAAELAELYRVPYREGDLERTALAVERAGGRDWAQVQAADRMARAMQELARAVPEPEAAGGLLALAEFVTRRSN
- a CDS encoding family 2B encapsulin nanocompartment shell protein, whose translation is MSVGEEVRTDQGKPQQSLGTAAARNLATTTKSAPQMQEISSRWLLRMLPWVNVQGGTYRVNRRLTYSVGDGRVTFVKTGDRVEVIPAELGELPALRSYEDEDVLTELARRCQQREFGPGDVIASFGSAADEVFLLAHGRVEKVGTGPYGDDAVLGVLADGAYFGDQSLLDPDAIWEYTARAVTGCTMLVLPRQDVEQVAERSESLREHLQQLRSIPEQRTNKFGEKEIDLAAGHSGEPDIPHTFVDYESSPREYELSVAQTVLRIHSRVADLYNQPMNQTEHQLRLTVEALKERQEHELVNNREFGLLNNCEYDQRLQPHDGVPSPDDLDELLSRRRGTKLLLAHPRAIAAIGRELNKRGLVPETIDVAGHRIPTWRGVPIYPCAKIPVTEARTTSIIAMRTGEAEQGVIGLQQAGIPDEIEPSLSVRFMGINEQAIIKYLVTAYYSAAVLVPDALGVLENVEIGRWR
- a CDS encoding N-acetylmuramoyl-L-alanine amidase — encoded protein: MASPMPAGGFLAALRAEGLTVVEVGDWKHHNRNHKGPWGPVHGVMIHHTVTHGSALTVALCRDGRPDLSGPLCHGVITKDGTVHLVGYGRANHAGLGDDDVLRAVIAEKALPHDNEANTDGNRHFYGFECENLGDGEDPWPQAQLTAIEKAAAAVCRHHGWTERSVIGHLEWQPGKVDPRGFTMAWLRARVRDRLK
- a CDS encoding 1-aminocyclopropane-1-carboxylate deaminase/D-cysteine desulfhydrase, with amino-acid sequence MTSPDTAALRPRLPSPLQELSDPRCARHGVRLLLKRDDLVHPELIGNKWRKLAPNLTAAAGRTVLTFGGAYSGHLRATAAAGRLLGLPTVGVVRGQELADRPLNPSLARCAADGMRLHFVDRSTYRRKSEPEILGALLRAVGTEDAYVVPEGGSNALAVRGCRELGAELRGRSDVVAVACGTGGTLAGLAAGLAPGQRALGVPVLRGGFLTAGIQALQGEAFGGPRGSWHLDDRFHFGGYARTTTELDAFASDFEDRHGLPVERLYVAKLLYGLVALVAEGAFRRGTTVTAVVTGRPFLTGP
- a CDS encoding Na+/H+ antiporter, with protein sequence MDVMPLLLLVAGSAAIAAAARRTPVPAPLLLVAAGLVISYVPGIPEYTLDPHIVLPLILPPLLYTSATDSSYLDLRAQLRPVALLSVGYVLFATVVVGWAVYRIVPGLPLAAALVLGAVVAPPDAVAATAVARRVGLPSRITTILQGESLVNDATAITAYRVALAAAIGEGATWAEGIGEFLLAAVGGVGIGLLLMVPIHWLRTHLKEALLQNTLSLLIPFVAYAVAEQVHASGVLAVVVVALYLGHRAWEVDFATRLQEEAVWKMVAFVLESSVFALIGLQLPVVLKGLGEYEGGTAAWYAVAVFLVVVATRFVWVYPATFLPRMLSARIREREPDPTWKGAFVIGWAGMRGVVSLAIAFSIPLTVHGGDKFPGRNLILFLTFTTVIGTLVVQGVTLPPLIRLLKLPGRDQQAETLAEANAQAQASLAAERRLEELLADERNALPPPLADRLRAVLERRRNAVWERLGQVNPLTGETVDDTYRRLSREMISTERKVFVRLRDARHIDDEMLRTLLRRLDLEEAAAFREAAS
- a CDS encoding UBP-type zinc finger domain-containing protein encodes the protein MKQCTHADALPHPEPEPLSETCPECLRDGTHPVQLRLCLTCGHVGCCDSSPARHANEHHKESGHPVMRTFEPGENWRWCFVDHVLV
- a CDS encoding anti-sigma regulatory factor; the encoded protein is MSQIAGEPATQDFVEVRLPAAGAYLSVLRTATAGLAARLDFTLDEIEDLRIAVDEACAILLQQAVPGSVLSCVFRLVDDSLEVTVSAPTTDGHAPARDTFAWTVLSALAGKVSSAVDEDKTVSISLYKQRGAGPGPA
- a CDS encoding RNA polymerase sigma factor SigF, with protein sequence MRNGDGPVRDEERGTRELPAEEGGPPGSSTVEGSGEDGPSAFRRKADAIDGIPEQARPHPEDDSSEAVVPGDGQRDREGAVRSAPLDGRIGVTPVRAEAEARGRATGGTMSEHEREDDKAAQRVQHTSHRPQDRSGARALFIELRKLQDGSPEYAELRNRLVRMHLPLVEHLARRFRNRGEPLDDLTQVATIGLIKSVDRFDPERGVEFSTYATPTVVGEIKRHFRDKGWAVRVPRRLQELRLALTTATAELSQQHGRSPTVHELAEKLAISEEEVLEGLESANAYSTLSLDVPDTDDESPAVADTLGAEDEALEGVEYRESLKPLLEDLPPREKRILLLRFFGNMTQSQIAQEVGISQMHVSRLLARTLAQLREKLLVEE